DNA from Brassica napus cultivar Da-Ae chromosome C4, Da-Ae, whole genome shotgun sequence:
ATAATACTGTAATAATCAGTCAACCAAATTCCgtaaatttcataatatttgaTATAGGTGACCACACATTTATATAATAACcataatataataaacaaacaaatatcaatcatattatggggatataaaaattataacattaaataaattatgcgGCGGCACAGCCAAGCCAATAATTATAGTGTAATTAACGATCAAAGTTTATTAACGAGGCGACATACCGCCCgcattaacatatataaataataataattaaaacaaccactataaaattattaataataatataggcggtatacCAACCATTATAGCAGAGTAAATATgatacatataaataatataggcggtatacCGGCCATTATAGCAGAGTAAATatgatacatataaattttaccgaatcgcagattgatcgtgctgataacgtgttataaaataacttataattttatagtatcaAGAACTtttaaatatgacaaaattttatacccgtagaaagaagataacactgataatGAAAGAGAATGtgttataagaagaagaaaggatgATGTATTACAATTGATCGAAACGACCGTTTATATAGAAATGAAAAAGTAGGATTTACTGTGCGTGCATAGTGACGCGGACTCCACGTAATATTCATACACACGAAAATTGACTTGAGTGTATTCTTGACATTCATCATTCATAACATATAGAAGTAAATTTTGTTAACATATGTTGAATAATCAACATCCAATACGAAACATATAGACTctaaatattcatttatttccttttgaCTTGACTCTTTACCATACAAAACTTTTCCTTTGAACCatcctcatttttttttctcatcagaagaaaaaggaaactaagAGTCTATCATTCACAAGGGAGATGGAATtttggagaaggaagaagaaggcgaGAAAATGCTTCCTCAAAAGTGGAAGTATGTTTCTTCAACAACTCATAGCAGACTGTAATGGCATGTCAAACCCTATAAGAATGTTCTCTTCCGATCAAATGTCCAAGGCCACAGATCACTTCGATCCCATGTCTGCCCTCCCTAATTCATTTTGGTTCACCTTGTACAAGGGCGTTATCGAAGGCAGATCTTACGTGATCAAGAGATTTTCAGAGTATGTGGTCCGTGCAGAAGAAGCGAATGTTTACAACGACATAGCCTTGTCTGCTCGGGTAAGTAATCACAGTGGTTTCCTCAAACTCATTGGTTGCTGTCTCGAATTTCCTCGTCCGATAATGGTATTTGAAGACCTAGAATATATAGCCGTGAATGAGCGAGGAAGTCTTGGTTCGGAGGACGGGCCGTTGCTGCCTTGGAATGTACGATTGAAGATAGCGAAGGAGATTGCGACTGCTATAACTTATCTTCACTCTGCCTTCCCTAGAATCATTATACACAGAGATATATGTGCAAAAAATGTTTTCTTGGATAAGAATGGGACTGCTAAGCTCACTGATTTAACGGTTGCCGTAACACTTCCTGAAGGTAAATCGTGGATTGAAGATAGGGTGACTGGAATAATCGGATACATAGATCCTATTTATGCCAGGACGGGCATAGTGACAGAATATTCAGATGTGTACAGTTTTGGAATCTTTATGTTGGTTCTTCTTATGGGAAGAGAACCACTTTTTGTTGCATCTAGTGGTGTTCTTTGTAATATTCTTGAACATGTTGAGGATCTGCAGGAGAGAGGAGAACCTGTTGCGTTCGGGGGCGATTCCAACGACATGAGGCCTTGTCAGATGAAAATGTTTCTTGACCTGGCAATGAGATGCTGCGAGAAGAGGAATGAAGACAGGCCAAAGATGATCACGGTGGCAAAACAGATTAAGCTAATAGAAAAATGGATCACTTAATTGTTATGAGGATgctcaaaattaatatttgagaTTATGCTCATACATAGTAGGGTTGTGTATTGCTGGATTTCTTTCAGTATATGATTTTCTAATAAGACTTTCATTTTGATTAAGAAAGAGTTTTGAGGGTACATAAATCTTTCTCTGAGGTTCTGAAAG
Protein-coding regions in this window:
- the LOC106390863 gene encoding serine/threonine-protein kinase ZRK1-like — its product is MEFWRRKKKARKCFLKSGSMFLQQLIADCNGMSNPIRMFSSDQMSKATDHFDPMSALPNSFWFTLYKGVIEGRSYVIKRFSEYVVRAEEANVYNDIALSARVSNHSGFLKLIGCCLEFPRPIMVFEDLEYIAVNERGSLGSEDGPLLPWNVRLKIAKEIATAITYLHSAFPRIIIHRDICAKNVFLDKNGTAKLTDLTVAVTLPEGKSWIEDRVTGIIGYIDPIYARTGIVTEYSDVYSFGIFMLVLLMGREPLFVASSGVLCNILEHVEDLQERGEPVAFGGDSNDMRPCQMKMFLDLAMRCCEKRNEDRPKMITVAKQIKLIEKWIT